ACAAGTTCTTTACTTATTTAATGAACCTTTCCTTAAACCTCAAGGAGAGTGTAAACTACTTTGCTGACTACGAAATCAATGATGAAAATGATTTAAAAATTTTTTCAAACAAAATGAAAGAATTTGAAATCAATGGAGATATAGTAGTTCATGATTTGATTAAAGACTTGAATACAGTATTCATTACTCCTCTTGAACGAGAAGATATTTTATCACTCTCTCTTAGGATGGATGATATTTTAGACGGTTTAGAACATACCGCTGCTCATTTTGAGATGTATTCTATTTTGAAAAAGGACAAGTTTATGCTTAATTTTATAGAAGCAATCAAAAGTTGTGTGTACGAAATTGATCTAGCGATTACCCTCTTATCTGCCAAACGATTAAAAGATATTAGAGAACATGTATTAAAAATTAAAGAATTTGAATCTACCTGTGACCACATCCTACGCGGCTCCATTAAACAGTTATTCACCATGGAAAATGACCCCATCCATATCATTCAATACAAATCCATTTATGAAGGACTAGAAGAAATTTCTGACAGCTGCCAAGCCGTGGCCAATATGTTTGACACCATAATTATGAAAAATGATTAATAAAAACGATACGGGACAGATAAACTGTCCCATACGTTTTACTTGTTCACATCTCTTTGTGCATTTAACGCTTTCTTTTCAAGACCATTTGCATTTTCCTGAGCAAACTCTACATCAGCTTTTGGTAGAGCCTTGTTTTTATCCTTTTTATTCTTAGCCATACAGAAACCCTCCCTTACCATGAAAATTTGCCATACACAATTTTAGTTTGCTTACTTTTAAAATGACTATGTAAAAAATAAGACAAGCTGCTTGAAATAGCGCTTGTCTTATTTTCTATTCCCCTTCCATTTTTAAAAAAGTCAGAGGCAAAATACCACTGACTCGATGAGAATACCTTAATAGTCATCATCAAAATTAGAAAAACCAATCGATGAAGCATGAGCTTCTTCCCACTCCTGCTTCTGTTGTTTTTTCTGAATATCTTTTAATTCTGCGCAAAGTCTAAACACATCTACTTGCTGTTCATAATGCCATTCGAGCGCAATAGAAGTATATAATTCATTTAGCTGCGCATAGGAAAAATCCTTCGTAGACTGAATGACTTCCTGTAACTCTTCCGCAGAAAGTATTTGATCAATTTTTTTGCTAAGTAAATACTGATGGCGAAGCTCTTTCGTTGGTACCTTAATCTCGTAAGCACGATCAAAACGACCCGAACGGTTCATCAACGCTGGATCAATTTTTTCAGGATAATTCGTTGTCCCAATGATAAAGATCCCTTCCTTTGATGTTGCCCCGTCTAGCACATTAAGGAAAACTGAACGAACACTGGCAGGCATCGAATCAATATCCTCAATCACCAATACTAATGGCGCTAATTTTAGAATTGACTTAAATACCTCTTTAATTGTATAACTCGATGTAAATTCTGTAATCTGCCAATAGGCAACTGGCGCATGAATGCTGCTGGCGATCGATTTCACGAGCGTTGTCTTCCCATTCCCTGGCCTACCGTAAAGCAGAATCCCTCTTTTATAAGGGATATCATACTTCTTGAAAAATTGTCCCTCTTCTAAAAAGAATTCATCAATGGAGCGGTAAATCTCTCGCTTCATTGTCTCCTCTAAAAACACATCTTCCCGATTTACCATCGTAGTAATACTATCAATCTCTGTTTCTACCCCTTCTTCTGTATCAGTAAAAACAGTGATATAGTTTTTAATATAGTCTCTTTTTCGTT
The window above is part of the Bacillus sp. SORGH_AS_0510 genome. Proteins encoded here:
- a CDS encoding DUF47 domain-containing protein; amino-acid sequence: MASKKKDKFFTYLMNLSLNLKESVNYFADYEINDENDLKIFSNKMKEFEINGDIVVHDLIKDLNTVFITPLEREDILSLSLRMDDILDGLEHTAAHFEMYSILKKDKFMLNFIEAIKSCVYEIDLAITLLSAKRLKDIREHVLKIKEFESTCDHILRGSIKQLFTMENDPIHIIQYKSIYEGLEEISDSCQAVANMFDTIIMKND
- a CDS encoding ATP-binding protein, which codes for MKNINVLFDTKEMARKSLPYYYDYGKVVSTLQDKLHNEVGIDFQMYSDEDTSNEIWDILEEDLKEESSEVQLICHIYKEGETRTISSNHNDKAMEFIVKPRINNGLFYYPNYEVALGKLLIYQSDGEMTRDFIFAKNDACMISFLQYVLKRKRDYIKNYITVFTDTEEGVETEIDSITTMVNREDVFLEETMKREIYRSIDEFFLEEGQFFKKYDIPYKRGILLYGRPGNGKTTLVKSIASSIHAPVAYWQITEFTSSYTIKEVFKSILKLAPLVLVIEDIDSMPASVRSVFLNVLDGATSKEGIFIIGTTNYPEKIDPALMNRSGRFDRAYEIKVPTKELRHQYLLSKKIDQILSAEELQEVIQSTKDFSYAQLNELYTSIALEWHYEQQVDVFRLCAELKDIQKKQQKQEWEEAHASSIGFSNFDDDY